A single genomic interval of Camelina sativa cultivar DH55 chromosome 11, Cs, whole genome shotgun sequence harbors:
- the LOC109127292 gene encoding uncharacterized protein LOC109127292 — protein MYKDVKRYYHWPGMKRAVGRWVAQCQTCQQVKTEHQVPAGLLRNLPIPEWKWESIAMDFITGMPAAMGQKDAIWTEVWRNEGVQNNIIEETMENIKIIQKNMRKTQDRQKKYADQKRREIEFAVGDMVYLKVVAIKGKGKDRFGKPSKVGKRYEGPFPITERVGEVA, from the exons ATGTACAAGGACGTGAAGCGATACTACCACTGGCCAGGAATGAAGCGAGCAGTAGGACGATGGGTAGCCCAATGTCAAACCTGTCAACAGGTGAAAACCGAGCATCAAGTTCCAGCTGGTCTATTACGGAATTTGCCTATTCCCGAATGGAAATGGGAATCTATCGCGATGGATTTCATAACAGGAATGCCAGCCGCGATGGGGCAAAAAGATGCGATATGG ACAGAAGTGTGGCGTAACGAAGGAGTTCAAAATAACATTATCGAAGAAACAATGGAGAATATCAAGATAATCCAGAAGAATATGAGAAAAACTCAAGATCGTCAGAAGAAGTATGCAGATCAGAAAAGGCGAGAGATAGAGTTTGCTGTCGGGGATATGGTTTACCTCAAGGTAGTAGCAATCAAAGGAAAAGGAAAGGACCGCTTTGGAAAACCCTCCAAGGTTGGTAAAAGATATGAAGGACCATTTCCTATTACCGAAAGAGTAGGAGAAGTGGCTTAA
- the LOC104728059 gene encoding cytochrome P450 708A2-like, whose protein sequence is MVEFYELLLAVVVSLIVVTLFHWIYQWRNPKINGKLPPGSMGFPIIGDTFEFMKPHDVLQFPTFIKERVLRYGPVFRTSLFGSKAIISLDFELNLEIVKANHVPGTKYLKLKMVEDVDVLARTYMEEGARNGCLDVKETASKILIECLAKKVMGEMEPEAAKELALCWRYFPRDWFQFSWNIPGTSVYRMMKARKRMMKLIKETVLKKRASGEEFGEFFKIIFGEMEGGAEKMSVENAIEYIYTFFLIANETTPGILAATVKFISDHPNVMQELQREHDRVVQGKPEKEAGLTWEDYKSMTFTQMVIYESLRITSTAPTVLRITDHDFQVGDYTIPAGWIFMGYANVHFNPEKYDDPLAFDPWRWKSDDLGSILSKSYIPFGAGSRLCVGAEFAKLQMAIFIHHLFRYRWSMKKETTVLRRFMLMFPCGSDVQFSYDTKVDNNVGYQS, encoded by the exons aTGGTAGAATTTTATGAGTTATTATTGGCTGTGGTAGTTTCACTCATTGTGGTGACGTTATTTCATTGGATCTATCAGTGGAGAAATCCGAAAATCAATGGAAAACTACCACCAGGATCCATGGGTTTTCCGATCATTGGAGACACTTTTGAGTTCATGAAGCCTCATGACGTTCTTCAATTTCCGACATTCATCAAAGAGAGAGTTCTCAG ATACGGACCAGTTTTTCGGACAAGCTTATTTGGAAGCAAAGCTATAATCTCGTTGGATTTTGAACTGAACCTGGAAATAGTAAAGGCAAATCATGTTCCAGGTA CAAAATATTTGAAGCTGAAGATGGTAGAAGACGTCGATGTTTTGGCTCGCACATACATGGAGGAAGGAGCCAGGAACGGCTGTCTTGACGTCAAGGAAACAGCAAGCAAG ATCTTAATTGAATGTCTTGCAAAGAAAGTTATGGGTGAAATGGAACCAGAGGCAGCAAAAGAACTTGCACTATGTTGGAGATATTTTCCAAGGGATTGGTTTCAATTCTCTTGGAACATTCCTGGGACTAGTGTCTATCGAATGATGAAG GCAAGAAAGCGGatgatgaaattaataaaagaaacagTATTAAAGAAGAGAGCATCAGGAGAGGAGTTTGGAGAGTTTTTCAAGATTATCTTCGGAGAAATGGAAGGCGGAGCCGAAAAAATGAGCGTCGAGAATGCGAttgaatacatatatactttcttTTTGATTGCTAATGAGACAACACCAGGGATCCTTGCGGCTACAGTTAAATTCATAAGCGATCACCCTAATGTCATGCAAGAGTTGCAAAGAGAGCATGATAGAGTTGTCCAAGGTAAGCCCGAGAAGGAGGCTGGCTTAACATGGGAAGACTACAAATCAATGACGTTCACCCAAATG GTGATATATGAGTCGCTTAGGATCACAAGCACAGCGCCTACAGTACTTAGAATAACTGATCATGATTTCCAAGTTGGTGATTATACAATTCCAGCTGGTTGGATCTTCATGGGCTATGCTAATGTCCATTTTAATCCGGAGAAGTATGATGACCCTCTAGCATTTGATCCATGGCGCTGGAAG AGTGACGACTTGGGCTCAATCCTCTCCAAATCGTACATTCCCTTTGGCGCTGGTTCTAGACTATGTGTAGGAGCTGAGTTCGCTAAGCTTCAGATGGCCATTTTTATACATCATTTGTTTAGATACAG GTGGTCAATGAAGAAAGAGACTACAGTGCTTCGAAGGTTTATGCTTATGTTTCCATGTGGATCTGATGTTCAATTCTCATATGACACCAAAGTGGATAATAATGTTGGTTATCAGAGCTAG